In Candidatus Nealsonbacteria bacterium DGGOD1a, one DNA window encodes the following:
- the gpmA gene encoding 2,3-diphosphoglycerate-dependent phosphoglycerate mutase: MIEYFKLALKKSVYKIVFLRHGESIWNKENRFTGWVDVGLSERGVWEASEAGKILKNEGYVFDLAHTSVLKRAADTTAIVLEQMGLRNIETKFAWELNERHYGGLQGLNKAEMARKYGEEQVRIWRRSFSVRPPEMDETDYRKQNDLEIFKAVPIYQMPRTESLADTCARAVGYWQKEIAPAIKGGKNVLISAHGNSLRAIIKHLDNIGDKEISELNIPTGAPLVYELDDDLKPIKHYYLGDQKEIARKIAAVKNQYKT; encoded by the coding sequence ATGATTGAATATTTCAAGCTCGCTCTGAAAAAATCCGTATACAAAATTGTTTTTTTGCGGCACGGAGAATCAATATGGAACAAGGAAAACCGGTTTACCGGCTGGGTTGATGTTGGATTGTCGGAGAGGGGCGTTTGGGAGGCAAGCGAAGCGGGAAAAATTCTCAAAAACGAGGGATATGTTTTTGATTTGGCCCATACTTCGGTTTTGAAGCGCGCCGCCGACACCACCGCGATTGTTTTGGAACAAATGGGGTTGCGAAACATTGAAACAAAGTTCGCGTGGGAGTTAAACGAGCGCCATTATGGCGGCTTGCAAGGATTGAACAAGGCCGAAATGGCGCGAAAGTACGGCGAGGAGCAAGTGCGTATCTGGCGCCGGAGTTTTTCCGTGCGGCCTCCGGAAATGGACGAAACGGATTATCGAAAGCAAAACGATTTGGAGATTTTTAAAGCCGTGCCGATCTATCAAATGCCCCGGACCGAGTCGCTGGCCGACACTTGCGCGCGCGCGGTTGGTTATTGGCAAAAAGAAATCGCGCCGGCGATAAAGGGCGGGAAAAATGTTTTAATTTCGGCGCATGGCAACAGCTTGCGCGCGATCATCAAACATTTGGACAACATTGGCGACAAGGAAATTTCGGAGTTAAACATTCCCACGGGCGCGCCGCTGGTCTATGAGCTGGACGATGATTTAAAACCGATAAAACATTATTATTTGGGCGATCAAAAAGAAATCGCGCGAAAAATCGCCGCGGTCAAAAACCAATACAAAACATAA
- a CDS encoding virulence protein RhuM/Fic/DOC family protein, producing MKNNFERGEIAIYKSPDNQIELKIKLRQETVWLSQAQIASLFGIQRPAITKHLNNIFRTGELKEKSVCSILEHTAADGKKYKTAFYNLDAVISVGYRVNSKRATQFRVWATKTLKSYLIQGYMINEKRLSEVKEKFEQLSNTVAFLREKSKKELLIGEADKILNLLADYAKTLTILDEYDRGKIKQIKGKRGEFTLTYELSLNIIVQIKQELTAKKEIGGLFGAQREHYFEGIIKGIYQSFGGNELYPELEIKAANLLYMVIKDHPFSDGNKRIASFLFVYFLDKNNALYRQTGEKKINDNALAALALLIAESNTKEKDQMIALITQLIK from the coding sequence ATGAAAAATAATTTTGAGCGGGGCGAGATCGCGATCTATAAATCGCCGGACAATCAAATAGAACTGAAAATAAAATTACGGCAGGAAACCGTTTGGTTATCTCAAGCGCAAATTGCGTCGCTTTTTGGAATACAGCGACCGGCGATTACAAAACATCTTAATAATATCTTTAGAACGGGCGAATTAAAGGAAAAATCAGTATGTTCCATTTTGGAACATACTGCCGCGGACGGGAAAAAGTACAAAACCGCTTTTTATAATCTTGATGCGGTAATTTCGGTTGGGTATCGCGTTAATTCAAAGCGGGCGACTCAATTCCGCGTTTGGGCCACAAAAACACTGAAGAGTTATTTAATACAAGGATACATGATTAATGAAAAGCGGCTGTCGGAAGTCAAAGAAAAATTTGAACAATTGTCAAACACGGTTGCTTTTCTCCGCGAAAAATCAAAAAAAGAATTATTAATCGGCGAGGCGGACAAAATTTTGAATTTGCTGGCTGATTACGCGAAGACTCTGACTATTCTTGACGAATATGACCGCGGGAAAATCAAACAAATCAAGGGAAAACGAGGCGAATTTACGCTAACTTACGAATTAAGCTTGAATATTATCGTCCAGATTAAACAAGAATTAACGGCAAAAAAAGAGATTGGCGGCTTGTTTGGCGCCCAAAGAGAACATTACTTCGAAGGGATTATAAAAGGAATTTACCAAAGCTTCGGCGGCAATGAATTATATCCGGAATTGGAAATAAAAGCCGCGAATTTGCTTTATATGGTCATAAAAGACCATCCGTTTTCCGACGGCAATAAGCGTATCGCTTCGTTCCTGTTTGTTTATTTTCTGGATAAAAATAACGCGCTTTACCGCCAAACCGGCGAGAAAAAAATTAATGACAACGCGCTGGCCGCCTTGGCATTATTGATTGCCGAAAGCAATACCAAAGAAAAAGACCAAATGATCGCCTTAATCACGCAGTTGATCAAATAA